One Polynucleobacter sp. MG-5-Ahmo-C2 genomic window carries:
- a CDS encoding ABC transporter ATP-binding protein has product MKPEILPFAPALPSYWQAILQDHKSPVHSFDALLAWVELDLGADLRFEKSLIWLSEEGLFWTDGKQFESWSIGQKEHLIHGDHAGVGHLRLETADSLLRAWYFTLAVNPQVLRLQSSFKQLTRGEAESKSESSEYDKQVCPVCLSPKPANSDLCPTCDPEDDTPPSTWTLFKLWRFARPYKKQLALGFVLTLLSTGATLIPPYLTMPLMDHVLIPYERGNPIDFHLASMYLLALFGAAIVAWGLGWWKTYLLALVSERIGADLRNTTFEHLLKLSLEYFGGKRTGDLIARIGAETDRICVFLSLYALDFATDVLMITMTAAILVSIDPLLALVTLAPLPFIVWMIHVVRDRLRFGFEKIDRIWSEVTNILADTIPGIRVVKAFAQEDRELKRFVDSNKHNLQINDRVNRVWGLFSPTVTLLTETGLLVVWGFGIWQVAHQKVTVGVLIAFLAYIGRFYIRLDSMSRIVSHTQKAAAGAKRIFDILDHVSSVPEPINPAPLGQVQGRIALRGVGFRYGNRAVSKGIDLDIAPGEMIGLVGHSGSGKSTLVNLICRFYDVNSGSISLDGRDIRSIRIADYRKRIGLVLQEPFLFFGTIAENIAYGKPDATREEIIEAARAAHAHEFILRLPLGYDSLVGERGQSLSGGERQRISIARALLINPSILILDEATSSVDTTTEKEIQRALDNLVKGRTTIAIAHRLSTLRKADRLVVLDKGEIVEIGSHDQLMETQGAYYTLYQAQLRHAAELVEGGAIGESLEEAHAEKQEEQLEVIAKNIGGGV; this is encoded by the coding sequence ATGAAGCCAGAAATCCTACCTTTTGCCCCCGCTTTGCCAAGCTATTGGCAAGCTATTTTGCAGGACCATAAATCTCCAGTCCACAGCTTTGATGCTTTGCTAGCATGGGTTGAACTCGATTTGGGTGCGGATCTTCGCTTTGAAAAAAGCCTGATTTGGCTGAGCGAAGAAGGTCTTTTTTGGACCGATGGTAAGCAATTTGAGTCTTGGTCTATAGGGCAGAAAGAGCATTTGATTCATGGGGATCATGCTGGGGTGGGGCATTTAAGGCTAGAAACTGCCGATAGTTTGCTGCGAGCTTGGTATTTCACCTTGGCAGTAAACCCACAAGTTCTCCGCTTGCAATCAAGCTTTAAGCAACTCACTAGAGGAGAGGCAGAAAGTAAGAGCGAGTCAAGCGAATACGATAAACAAGTTTGCCCAGTTTGCTTAAGTCCAAAACCGGCCAATTCAGATTTATGCCCTACTTGTGACCCAGAGGACGACACTCCACCTTCTACCTGGACTTTATTCAAGCTCTGGCGTTTTGCAAGACCCTATAAGAAACAACTTGCGCTGGGTTTTGTGTTGACCTTGCTATCTACTGGCGCAACGCTTATTCCACCTTATCTCACCATGCCTTTAATGGATCACGTGTTGATTCCATATGAGCGTGGCAACCCAATAGATTTTCATTTAGCAAGTATGTATTTGCTGGCTTTATTTGGGGCAGCAATTGTTGCCTGGGGTCTGGGTTGGTGGAAAACATACTTACTTGCATTGGTGAGTGAACGTATTGGCGCTGACCTACGTAATACCACTTTTGAGCATTTACTTAAGCTTTCTCTAGAATATTTTGGCGGCAAACGTACGGGTGACCTGATTGCGCGCATTGGCGCAGAGACTGATCGTATCTGCGTTTTCTTGTCTTTGTACGCTTTAGATTTTGCAACTGATGTACTCATGATCACCATGACTGCGGCAATCTTGGTGTCGATTGATCCTTTACTTGCTTTAGTGACATTAGCTCCATTGCCATTCATTGTTTGGATGATTCATGTAGTACGTGATCGCTTGCGTTTTGGCTTTGAAAAGATTGATCGCATTTGGTCTGAAGTTACCAATATCCTAGCTGACACTATTCCGGGTATTCGGGTAGTGAAAGCATTTGCTCAAGAAGATCGTGAGCTCAAACGTTTTGTTGACTCAAACAAGCACAATTTACAAATCAATGATCGTGTGAACCGTGTGTGGGGATTGTTTTCTCCAACCGTGACATTACTCACAGAAACTGGATTATTGGTTGTCTGGGGTTTTGGTATTTGGCAGGTTGCGCACCAAAAAGTAACAGTTGGTGTATTGATTGCCTTTTTAGCTTACATCGGACGTTTTTATATTCGATTAGATTCAATGAGTCGAATTGTTTCTCATACACAAAAAGCAGCCGCAGGCGCGAAGCGCATTTTTGATATCTTGGATCACGTATCGAGCGTTCCCGAGCCAATCAACCCAGCGCCATTAGGACAAGTTCAAGGCCGCATCGCCTTGCGTGGCGTGGGCTTCCGCTATGGAAACCGCGCTGTATCTAAAGGCATTGATTTGGATATTGCCCCCGGAGAAATGATTGGCCTGGTAGGGCATAGCGGTTCAGGCAAGAGCACTTTGGTGAATTTGATCTGTCGTTTTTATGATGTGAACTCTGGTTCAATTTCCTTAGATGGGCGCGATATTCGCAGCATTCGAATTGCCGACTATCGCAAGCGTATTGGCTTGGTCTTGCAAGAACCATTCTTATTCTTTGGCACGATTGCTGAGAATATTGCCTACGGAAAACCGGACGCTACTCGTGAAGAAATTATTGAAGCAGCTCGTGCAGCCCATGCCCATGAATTTATTCTCAGACTCCCGCTTGGTTACGACTCCTTAGTTGGTGAGCGTGGTCAATCTCTTTCGGGTGGAGAGCGTCAACGTATTTCAATTGCGCGCGCGCTTCTCATTAATCCAAGTATTTTGATTTTGGATGAGGCAACATCATCCGTTGATACCACTACCGAAAAAGAAATTCAGCGCGCATTAGATAACTTAGTTAAAGGCCGCACAACAATCGCGATTGCGCATCGTCTTTCAACACTTAGAAAGGCTGACCGTCTGGTAGTTCTTGATAAGGGAGAGATTGTGGAGATTGGTTCACATGACCAGCTGATGGAGACCCAGGGGGCTTACTACACCTTGTATCAA
- the cphA gene encoding cyanophycin synthetase produces MEITRIRMLRGPNLWSRHTALEAIVSCDEAERSIDSIPQFETKIRERFPQLGSMRRGGHNEVLSLAHALEHAALGLQAQAGCPVTFSRTVQTVDVGVYQVVVEYTEEVVGRMAFDFGFALIQATLNDAPFDLAAALSELEALYEDVRLGPSTGSIVDAAVQRNIPYRRMTEGSMVQFGWGSKQKRIQAAETSDTSAIAEAIAQDKDLTKNLLAAAGVSVPTGEVVTSADDAWRAAQEIGGPVVLKPKDGNQGKGVVANIQTEKEIRAGFEVTQSFGRETIVERYLPGADYRLLVVGNRLSAAARREPAQVVGDGTHTVAELVEIENKNPLRGDGHATALTKIRFDDIALAHLASNGLTPKYIPKTGERVLLRNNANLSTGGTATDVTDDVHPDVAASAVAAAQMIGLDIAGVDILCESIYKPLEQQGGGIVEVNAAPGLRMHLKPSYGKGRPVGEDIVNTMFPPGEDGRIPVVAVTGTNGKTTTVRLIAHLLNETGLRVGMTTTDGVYINHRLIDSGDCSGPKSARNVLMHPDVDAAVLETARGGMLREGLGFDRCEVAVVTNIGEGDHLGLNYITSVEDLAILKRVIVQNVAPTGAAVLNAADPMVVKMGDKCSGRVIFFAQNQHHPVIAAHRAKNKKVIYFDGTYIVASKGSRVMYRFPVSEIPLTQNGVLGFQVENTMAAIGAAWALGLDAEKIARGLHSFESDASSVPGRFNQFQHNGATVIADYGHNPDAMRALASAIEAMKPKKSHVVISGAGDRRDEDIRDLTRILGNSFDNVILYQDACQRGREDGEVLKLLQEGLVGATKAKQVKEIHGEFKAIDTALNDISAGDICLILIDQVEESLAYLKKQVKP; encoded by the coding sequence TTGGAAATCACCCGTATTCGTATGTTGCGCGGCCCTAATTTATGGAGCCGACACACTGCCCTAGAAGCAATCGTCTCTTGCGATGAGGCTGAGCGCTCCATCGATTCCATCCCCCAGTTTGAAACCAAGATTCGCGAACGCTTTCCACAACTTGGCAGTATGCGTCGTGGCGGTCACAATGAAGTACTCTCGCTTGCTCATGCCCTAGAACATGCCGCCCTTGGCTTGCAAGCGCAAGCTGGTTGCCCTGTTACTTTTAGTCGCACTGTCCAGACTGTGGATGTTGGCGTATATCAGGTGGTTGTGGAATATACCGAAGAAGTTGTCGGTCGCATGGCTTTTGACTTTGGCTTTGCCCTCATTCAAGCCACATTGAATGATGCACCTTTTGATCTTGCTGCAGCCCTCTCTGAACTAGAAGCCCTCTATGAAGATGTCCGTCTTGGCCCCAGTACTGGTTCTATTGTTGATGCAGCAGTACAGCGCAACATTCCATACCGTCGCATGACTGAAGGCAGTATGGTGCAGTTTGGCTGGGGCAGTAAACAAAAGCGAATTCAAGCTGCTGAGACCAGTGATACCAGTGCCATTGCTGAAGCGATTGCTCAAGATAAAGATCTCACCAAAAATTTACTAGCCGCAGCAGGTGTTTCAGTACCAACTGGCGAGGTGGTCACTTCAGCTGACGATGCATGGCGTGCTGCACAAGAAATTGGTGGTCCGGTCGTATTAAAGCCAAAAGACGGTAATCAAGGTAAAGGTGTTGTTGCCAATATTCAAACGGAAAAAGAAATCCGTGCCGGCTTTGAAGTAACCCAAAGCTTTGGTCGCGAAACGATTGTTGAGCGCTACCTCCCGGGTGCTGACTATCGCTTACTCGTGGTTGGAAATCGTCTCTCTGCGGCGGCCCGTCGTGAACCCGCTCAAGTTGTTGGAGATGGCACCCATACCGTTGCTGAACTCGTTGAGATAGAAAATAAAAATCCATTACGAGGCGATGGGCATGCCACTGCACTAACCAAAATTCGGTTTGATGATATTGCCCTCGCCCACTTAGCTAGCAACGGACTCACCCCCAAGTACATCCCTAAAACCGGGGAACGCGTCCTCCTTCGTAACAATGCAAACTTGAGTACAGGCGGAACTGCAACTGATGTAACTGATGATGTCCACCCTGATGTTGCCGCTAGCGCAGTGGCTGCAGCACAAATGATTGGTCTTGATATTGCAGGCGTAGATATTTTGTGTGAATCTATCTACAAACCCTTAGAGCAACAAGGTGGTGGCATCGTTGAAGTCAACGCCGCACCTGGCTTACGCATGCACCTCAAGCCGTCTTACGGAAAAGGCCGTCCCGTTGGTGAAGATATTGTGAATACGATGTTTCCGCCCGGTGAAGATGGCCGTATTCCAGTTGTTGCGGTCACTGGTACCAATGGCAAAACAACTACCGTACGCTTGATTGCTCATTTACTAAATGAGACTGGACTACGCGTTGGCATGACTACGACCGATGGCGTCTATATCAACCATCGATTAATTGATTCTGGTGATTGCAGCGGACCGAAGAGCGCGCGCAATGTATTAATGCATCCAGATGTGGATGCTGCCGTATTAGAAACTGCTCGCGGTGGGATGCTGCGTGAAGGTCTTGGTTTTGATCGATGTGAAGTGGCAGTAGTTACCAATATTGGCGAAGGCGATCACTTGGGCCTGAACTACATTACTAGCGTGGAAGATCTGGCTATTCTCAAGCGGGTAATTGTGCAAAACGTTGCACCAACTGGCGCAGCCGTCCTGAATGCTGCCGACCCGATGGTCGTTAAGATGGGTGACAAGTGTTCTGGACGGGTCATTTTCTTTGCTCAAAACCAACATCACCCAGTGATTGCTGCGCATCGCGCGAAAAATAAGAAAGTGATCTACTTTGATGGCACCTATATTGTTGCCTCAAAAGGTTCGCGGGTGATGTACCGCTTCCCCGTTAGCGAAATTCCGCTTACTCAAAATGGTGTGCTTGGCTTCCAAGTGGAAAATACTATGGCTGCAATTGGAGCAGCATGGGCCCTCGGACTTGACGCCGAAAAAATTGCACGTGGTCTTCATAGTTTTGAGAGTGATGCAAGTTCTGTACCAGGTCGCTTTAATCAATTCCAACACAACGGTGCAACCGTAATTGCTGACTATGGCCACAACCCAGATGCCATGCGCGCCTTAGCGAGCGCCATTGAAGCCATGAAGCCAAAGAAGAGTCACGTTGTGATTAGCGGCGCTGGGGATCGACGTGATGAAGATATCCGCGATCTCACCCGTATCTTAGGTAATTCGTTTGACAATGTCATCTTGTATCAAGATGCTTGCCAACGTGGTCGTGAAGATGGTGAAGTGCTCAAGCTCCTGCAAGAAGGTCTAGTAGGCGCAACTAAAGCCAAGCAAGTGAAAGAAATTCATGGAGAATTTAAGGCAATCGATACTGCCCTAAACGACATCTCTGCAGGAGATATCTGCCTTATTCTGATTGACCAAGTAGAAGAGTCGCTCGCCTACCTCAAGAAACAAGTGAAGCCCTAA
- a CDS encoding class 1 fructose-bisphosphatase encodes MSSSINHTFKQYLVSAKPKGAAIPLGLQDLLLAVVNTCSTLSHEVAQGALIGLLGSAGSGNVQGEVQQKLDIIANDQLIDGVKGCKSLAGLASEEMELPVPVQGTGDYLLLFDPLDGSSNIDVNVSIGTIFSVLKKQDPKTPLQTSDFLLSGRNQVAAGYVVYGPQTTMALTLGDGVVMFTLNKETGEFLLIKDAVTISPSTKEFAINMSNMRHWADPVRRYVEECLAGTTGTRDKDFNMRWIASMVADVHRVLSRGGVFMYPWDKRDPSKAGKLRLMYEANPMSFLVEQAGGASINGTQTIMDLQPTGLHERVSVMLGSKEEIDRLRQYHA; translated from the coding sequence TTGTCCTCAAGCATCAATCACACGTTCAAGCAGTATTTAGTCAGCGCCAAACCAAAAGGTGCTGCCATACCTTTAGGCCTTCAGGATTTGTTGCTTGCAGTGGTCAATACTTGCTCGACCTTAAGTCATGAAGTAGCACAGGGCGCCTTGATTGGTTTATTAGGCTCAGCTGGAAGTGGCAACGTACAGGGTGAAGTACAGCAAAAGCTAGACATTATTGCTAATGATCAATTGATAGATGGTGTGAAGGGCTGCAAATCGCTGGCAGGCCTTGCCTCCGAGGAAATGGAGCTACCTGTGCCAGTCCAAGGTACTGGTGACTACCTTCTCTTGTTTGATCCACTGGACGGTTCATCCAATATTGATGTGAATGTTTCTATCGGAACAATCTTTTCTGTTTTGAAGAAGCAAGATCCAAAAACTCCTTTACAAACTTCTGATTTCTTATTGTCAGGACGTAACCAAGTGGCTGCAGGTTATGTAGTGTATGGTCCGCAGACCACTATGGCCCTGACATTGGGTGATGGCGTGGTGATGTTTACTTTAAATAAAGAGACTGGCGAGTTTTTGCTTATTAAAGATGCCGTCACTATCTCGCCTTCAACCAAAGAGTTTGCAATCAATATGTCCAATATGCGTCACTGGGCCGATCCAGTCCGTCGCTATGTAGAGGAGTGCTTAGCCGGCACCACGGGTACACGTGATAAAGACTTTAATATGCGTTGGATTGCATCAATGGTGGCTGATGTTCATCGCGTTTTATCTCGTGGTGGTGTATTTATGTACCCTTGGGATAAGCGTGATCCAAGTAAGGCTGGTAAGTTGCGTTTAATGTACGAAGCAAATCCAATGAGCTTCTTGGTGGAGCAGGCTGGCGGTGCTTCTATTAATGGCACTCAGACCATTATGGATCTGCAACCAACAGGTTTGCATGAGCGTGTTTCAGTCATGCTGGGATCCAAAGAAGAGATTGATCGCTTGCGGCAATATCACGCTTGA
- the pepN gene encoding aminopeptidase N, translated as MKTDLPQSFRRLEYRPPVYTFDQVELDIALDPARTIVKSRIEVLPGKGFAAGAPLVLVGQELEFVSLRINGEAHRHFELTPEFLTIHSLPNEGKDKFIVEIICVCVPEKNTSLMGLYVSNGNFFTQCEAEGFRKITYFLDRPDVMARYRVTLRAREAEYPVLLSNGNLLNTEKLPNGWHSATWEDPFPKPSYLFALVAGKLECIEESITTGNGAKKLLQIWVEPHDLKKTRHAMDSLIASIHWDEKRFGLELDLERFMIVAVGDFNMGAMENKGLNIFNTKFVLAQPETATDADFANIESVVAHEYFHNWTGNRVTCQDWFQLSLKEGLTVFRDQEFSADQMGSESGRAVKRIEDVRLLRQLQFPEDAGPMAHPIRPDEYQEISNFYTVTVYEKGSEVVRMYQTLLGKQGFRKGMDLYFKRHDGQAVTCDDFLMAMADANGRDLTQFRNWYSQAGTPRVKVQEHYDPTKKQYQITLTQSCAPSPGQPEKKPFHIPLKMRLITKSNDQAEQLLELTQASQSWTFDNIDERPVLSINRDFSAPVNLDFEQSEADLLTLFSSDDDPFNCWEAGQKLAMQMILNNRLPDAQLIEAYRNLLLDPNLDPAFKELALTLPAESYLYEQCTSVDPQKIFTARRAFRKELAKQLQLEWAALYQQMQTPGPFKSDAVDAGKRALKNLALSMLLEANPAIWSPLAVNQYRIADNMTDRYAALAGLVIHGAKEAKDCLIDFYERFANDALVIDKWFGLQSSRPPVDGRDSTLSNVKGLREHPAFKMNNPNRVRSVIHAFCSNNPASFHQADGSGYEFWADSVVTLDPINPQVAARLARALDRWRLFAQPYQDKMKAALERVAACQTLSPDTREVIGKALGH; from the coding sequence ATGAAAACTGATCTGCCACAGAGCTTTCGTCGACTCGAATACCGACCTCCCGTTTATACCTTTGATCAAGTAGAGCTTGATATTGCACTAGATCCTGCACGTACGATTGTGAAGAGTCGGATTGAGGTTTTGCCGGGTAAGGGTTTTGCAGCCGGAGCACCATTAGTTTTGGTAGGCCAAGAATTGGAGTTTGTGAGTTTGCGTATTAATGGTGAGGCACATCGTCACTTTGAACTAACTCCTGAATTTTTGACAATTCATTCTTTGCCAAATGAAGGTAAAGATAAATTCATTGTTGAAATCATTTGCGTTTGCGTACCCGAGAAAAATACTTCTCTCATGGGCTTGTATGTTTCTAATGGAAATTTCTTTACGCAATGTGAGGCTGAAGGTTTCAGAAAAATTACTTACTTCTTAGATCGTCCAGATGTGATGGCGCGCTATCGTGTGACATTGCGTGCACGCGAAGCGGAATACCCAGTCCTCTTATCGAACGGCAATCTATTAAATACTGAAAAGTTACCCAATGGTTGGCATAGTGCCACTTGGGAAGATCCTTTCCCAAAACCTTCCTACCTGTTTGCCTTGGTGGCTGGTAAGTTGGAATGCATTGAAGAAAGCATTACCACCGGTAACGGCGCCAAGAAGTTATTGCAGATCTGGGTAGAGCCCCATGATCTTAAGAAAACCCGTCATGCGATGGATTCTTTAATTGCCTCGATTCATTGGGATGAAAAACGTTTCGGTCTTGAGTTGGACTTAGAGCGTTTCATGATTGTGGCGGTGGGTGATTTCAATATGGGCGCAATGGAGAACAAGGGATTGAATATATTCAATACCAAGTTTGTACTAGCGCAACCCGAAACTGCAACCGATGCAGACTTTGCCAATATTGAGAGTGTTGTTGCGCATGAGTATTTTCATAACTGGACTGGTAATCGAGTCACTTGCCAGGATTGGTTTCAGCTATCCTTGAAGGAAGGCTTAACCGTATTTAGAGATCAAGAGTTTTCAGCTGATCAAATGGGTAGCGAGTCTGGCAGGGCTGTAAAGCGCATTGAAGATGTGCGCCTACTTCGTCAACTACAGTTTCCTGAAGATGCGGGTCCGATGGCTCATCCGATTCGTCCTGATGAATATCAAGAGATCAGCAACTTTTATACTGTGACCGTGTATGAGAAGGGCTCCGAGGTAGTGCGGATGTATCAAACCCTGCTAGGCAAACAAGGCTTCCGCAAGGGCATGGATTTATATTTCAAGCGCCATGATGGTCAGGCGGTAACTTGTGATGATTTCTTAATGGCAATGGCCGATGCTAATGGTAGAGATCTTACTCAATTCAGAAATTGGTATAGCCAGGCAGGTACACCGCGCGTCAAAGTGCAAGAGCATTACGACCCGACAAAAAAACAATATCAAATTACATTGACTCAAAGCTGTGCCCCCAGTCCTGGGCAGCCAGAGAAGAAGCCTTTTCATATTCCATTGAAGATGCGCTTGATTACAAAGAGCAATGATCAAGCAGAGCAATTATTAGAGCTAACTCAAGCAAGTCAAAGCTGGACTTTTGACAATATTGATGAGCGCCCAGTGCTTTCGATTAACCGAGATTTTTCAGCCCCAGTAAATTTAGATTTTGAGCAAAGTGAAGCAGACCTTTTAACGCTGTTCTCGTCTGACGATGACCCATTTAATTGCTGGGAAGCGGGTCAGAAATTGGCCATGCAAATGATTTTAAACAATCGCTTGCCCGACGCTCAATTGATTGAAGCCTACCGCAATCTTTTGCTTGATCCTAATCTAGATCCAGCCTTCAAGGAGCTTGCACTAACGCTGCCTGCCGAGTCTTATTTATATGAACAGTGCACTAGCGTAGACCCACAGAAAATCTTTACTGCACGCCGCGCCTTCCGAAAAGAGCTTGCTAAGCAGTTACAACTAGAGTGGGCTGCCTTGTATCAACAAATGCAAACACCCGGACCATTCAAGTCTGATGCGGTGGATGCTGGCAAACGTGCTCTGAAAAACTTGGCGCTCAGTATGTTGCTGGAAGCCAATCCAGCGATTTGGTCTCCGCTGGCGGTCAATCAGTATCGAATCGCCGACAATATGACTGATCGTTATGCTGCTTTAGCGGGATTGGTCATTCATGGAGCCAAGGAAGCAAAAGATTGCTTGATTGACTTCTATGAGCGCTTTGCAAATGATGCATTGGTAATCGATAAATGGTTTGGATTGCAATCGAGCCGCCCACCCGTCGATGGTCGGGATTCCACATTGAGTAATGTGAAGGGCTTGCGTGAACATCCTGCATTCAAAATGAATAACCCCAATCGAGTGCGCAGCGTGATTCATGCTTTCTGCTCCAACAATCCTGCGAGCTTTCATCAAGCAGATGGCAGTGGCTATGAATTTTGGGCTGATAGTGTTGTCACTTTAGATCCGATTAACCCTCAGGTAGCTGCTCGGTTGGCTAGAGCCTTAGATCGCTGGCGTCTATTTGCTCAACCCTATCAAGATAAGATGAAAGCGGCCTTAGAGCGCGTAGCCGCCTGCCAAACCCTCTCTCCAGATACCAGGGAGGTAATAGGCAAGGCATTAGGTCACTAG
- a CDS encoding TMEM165/GDT1 family protein, giving the protein MDFSTLILSAGVVALAEMGDKTQLLSLMLAARYPKQALAIIAGIFLATIANHACAALLGHWLTTLVSPDVMRWILGLSFLGIGLWLLVPDHIDDVAGSRVADRAWQVFLLTVGLFFLAEMGDKTQIATIALGARYEDVFSVTVGTTLGMMLANVPAVWIGQKFTKRMPIKWVHAVAAVTFIAIGIATLIWN; this is encoded by the coding sequence ATGGACTTTTCTACTCTAATCCTCTCTGCTGGCGTTGTCGCCTTAGCGGAGATGGGTGATAAAACTCAACTCCTTTCATTAATGTTGGCTGCGCGTTATCCCAAGCAAGCTTTAGCCATCATTGCCGGGATATTTCTTGCTACCATCGCAAACCATGCATGCGCCGCCCTCTTGGGCCATTGGTTAACGACCTTGGTATCACCAGATGTAATGCGTTGGATTTTGGGATTGAGCTTCCTGGGCATTGGTTTGTGGCTTCTGGTGCCCGATCATATCGATGATGTTGCTGGATCGAGGGTAGCCGATCGTGCTTGGCAAGTATTTCTGCTGACAGTTGGCCTATTCTTTTTGGCCGAGATGGGGGATAAGACCCAAATTGCGACGATTGCTTTAGGCGCAAGATATGAAGATGTTTTCTCTGTAACGGTTGGCACCACATTGGGGATGATGTTGGCGAATGTCCCAGCTGTTTGGATCGGTCAAAAATTTACCAAGCGTATGCCGATCAAGTGGGTGCATGCGGTGGCGGCGGTAACCTTTATTGCCATTGGTATCGCCACGCTGATTTGGAATTAG
- the ald gene encoding alanine dehydrogenase: protein MIIGVPQEVKNNEFRVGLTPGNVSGLCKQGHTVLVQRGAGEQIGLTDESYRIAGASLINSAAEVFHKAEMIVKVKEPQAQECAMLREDQILFTYLHLAPDPKQTKALIDSGATCIAYETVTAINGALPLLAPMSEVAGRMSIQAAASHLEKTHGGLGVLMAGVPGVSPAKIVILGGGVVGRNALQMAVGIGADVCIFDRDIDRLRQIDMLYGNRVRTFYSDNLLIEQEVCEADVVIGAVLLPGGAAPKLVTHEMVKKMKPGSVVVDVAIDQGGCFETSKPTTHADPTFLVDGVLHYCVANMPGAVARTSTFALTNATYPFVEALANRGVMEALSIDHHLRNGLSVHKGVLTSKPVALAQGLDFALAEELLVA from the coding sequence ATGATTATTGGCGTACCTCAAGAAGTAAAAAATAATGAGTTTAGAGTGGGCTTAACCCCGGGCAATGTCAGCGGGCTCTGTAAACAGGGCCACACTGTTCTCGTTCAACGTGGCGCAGGAGAACAGATTGGCCTAACGGATGAGTCCTATCGGATTGCAGGTGCTTCACTCATCAACAGCGCAGCAGAAGTATTTCATAAGGCCGAGATGATTGTGAAGGTCAAAGAGCCGCAAGCGCAAGAATGTGCCATGCTGCGCGAGGATCAAATTCTGTTTACTTATCTGCATTTAGCTCCAGATCCAAAGCAGACAAAGGCATTAATTGATTCTGGTGCCACCTGTATTGCCTATGAAACAGTGACTGCCATCAACGGGGCGCTGCCGCTGCTAGCCCCGATGAGCGAAGTGGCTGGTCGCATGTCAATTCAGGCGGCTGCATCTCATCTAGAAAAAACGCATGGTGGTTTGGGTGTTTTGATGGCTGGGGTGCCTGGCGTATCACCAGCCAAGATCGTCATTTTGGGCGGCGGGGTGGTGGGCCGTAATGCTTTGCAGATGGCAGTAGGTATCGGTGCTGATGTGTGTATCTTTGATCGTGATATTGATCGCTTACGTCAAATCGATATGCTTTACGGTAATCGGGTACGAACTTTTTACTCAGATAACTTGCTAATAGAGCAAGAAGTTTGTGAGGCAGATGTTGTGATTGGTGCAGTACTACTCCCTGGTGGTGCAGCACCAAAGTTAGTGACGCATGAGATGGTGAAAAAGATGAAGCCAGGCTCAGTCGTGGTAGATGTTGCAATTGATCAGGGTGGGTGCTTTGAAACCTCCAAGCCCACTACTCATGCTGACCCCACCTTCTTAGTGGACGGTGTATTGCACTATTGCGTTGCTAATATGCCTGGAGCAGTTGCAAGAACTTCTACCTTTGCATTAACGAATGCTACCTATCCATTTGTGGAGGCTTTGGCTAATCGAGGGGTGATGGAAGCTCTATCGATTGACCATCACTTGCGTAATGGTCTGAGTGTGCATAAGGGTGTATTAACCTCTAAGCCAGTAGCGTTGGCGCAAGGCTTAGACTTTGCTTTGGCAGAGGAGCTCTTGGTCGCATAA